A part of Ammospiza caudacuta isolate bAmmCau1 chromosome 7, bAmmCau1.pri, whole genome shotgun sequence genomic DNA contains:
- the LOC131559900 gene encoding olfactory receptor 14A16-like — protein MSNSSSIRHFLLLALADTRQLQLLHFCLLLGISLAALLGNGLIISAVACSHHLHTPMFFFLLNLALSDLGSICTTVPKAMHNSLWDTRNISYTGCVAQVFLIIFFLGTELSLLTIMCYDRYVSICKPLHYGTLLGSRACAHMAAAAWASGFLNALMHTANAFSLPLCHGNALGQFFCEIPQILKLSCSQSNLRELGLIVVSLCLSFGCFVFIVFSYVQIFRAVLRIPSEQGRHKAFSTCLPHLVVVSLFLSTGTFAHLKPPSISSPSLDISVSVLYSVVPPALNPLIYSLRNQELKAAVQTMMTGCFQKH, from the coding sequence atgtccaacagcagctccatcaggcacttcctcctgctggcattggcagacacgcggcagctgcagctcctgcacttctgcctcttgctgggcatctccctggctgccctcctgggcaacggcctcatcatcagcgccgtagcctgcagccatcacctgcacacgcccatgttcttcttcctgctcaacctggccctcagcgacctgggctccatctgcaccactgtccccaaagccatgcacaattccctctgggacaccaggaacatctcctacacTGGATGTGTTGCACAGGTTTTTCTGATTATCTTCTTCCTTGGAACAGAGCTttccctcctgaccatcatgtgctacgaccgctacgtgtccatctgcaaacccctgcactacgggaccctcctgggcagcagagcttgtgcccacatggcagcagctgcctgggccagtggctttctcaatgctctcatgcacacagccaatgcattttccctgcccctgtgccatggcaatgccctgggacaattcttctgtgaaatcccccagattctcaagctctcctgctcacaaTCAAACCTCAGGGAACTTGGGCTCATTGTAGTTAGCCTTTGTTTATcatttggctgttttgtgttcattgttttctcctatgtgcagatcttcagggctgtgctgaggatcccctctgagcagggacggcacaaagctttttccacctgcctccctcacctggttGTGGTGTCCTTGTTCCTCAGCACTGGCACATTTGCTcacctgaagcccccctccattTCCTCCCCATCACTTGATATATCAGTatcagttctgtactcagtggtgcctccagccctgaaccccctcatctacagcctgaggaaccaggagctcaaggctgcagtgcagacaaTGATGACTGGATGTTTTCAGAAACATTGA